A genomic window from Salmo salar chromosome ssa23, Ssal_v3.1, whole genome shotgun sequence includes:
- the LOC100195363 gene encoding repulsive guidance molecule A precursor (The RefSeq protein has 1 frameshift compared to this genomic sequence), with the protein MGRSGPQNLAKRQLWNYIHFTMALLSLLLRPAHCQQCRIQRCNAEYVASTSPSSGLQEDSPSDVDYCIALRAYALCTRRTARSCRGDLVYHSAVFRIKELFSQQNCSSDGPTSSAKATSTSRPAVSELCDYESRVLALGPAGQGKKYAHCGLFGDPHLRTFRDEFQTCKVEGAWPLIDNRYLSVQVTNVPVVLGSSATATSKITVIFKSYHGCTEQKVYQATTEDLPSAFQDGTRSGGEGGSLWIVEKGGSGGRLVKIQARYIGTSIIVRSVGRYLTFAIRMPEDTLDFSEENSGLQLCLHGCPRNELIKEHMLGRQPLHPRLPGSGSNPEVGPLLPPHQTYTVEHATAKCRETLQVEDVYFHSCVFDLLTTGDPEFSMAAYGALEDLKALPPSKLKQNSPRTPRVQLNRGGPHMLATATPSLVTFLLLVLLLM; encoded by the exons ATGGGGAGAAGCGGACCTCAAAACTTGGCTAAGCGGCAGCTTTGGAATTATATTCATTTTACGATGGCTTTACTTTCGCTGCTGCTCAGACCAG CACACTGCCAGCAGTGCCGTATCCAGCGCTGCAATGCGGAGTACGTGGCCTCTACCTCACCCTCTAGTGGTCTCCAAGAGGACTCCCCGTCCGATGTGGACTACTGCATCGCCCTGCGCGCCTACGCCCTGTGTACCCGACGCACGGCGCGCAGCTGCAGGGGCGACCTGGTCTACCACTCAGCTGTGTTCCGCATCAAGGAACTCTTCTCccagcaaaactgctccagcgaCGGGCCCACCTCCTCGGCCAAGGCCACCAGCACCTCCAGGCCGGCCGTGTCCGAGCTATGCGACTACGAGAGCCGTGTGCTGGCTTTGGGCCCCGCAGGCCAGGGGAAGAAGTACGCCCACTGTGGATTATTCGGGGACCCGCACCTGCGGACGTTCCGCGACGAGTTCCAGACGTGCAAGGTGGAGGGGG CATGGCCTCTCATCGATAACCGCTACCTGTCAGTGCAGGTGACTAACGTGCCTGTTGTCCTGGGCTCCAGTGCCACCGCCACCAGCAAG ATAACGGTGATCTTCAAGTCGTACCATGGCTGTACGGAGCAGAAGGTGTACCAGGCCACCACAGAGGACCTACCCTCTGCCTTCCAGGATGGCACGCGGAGTGGTGGGGAGGGGGGCAGTCTATGGATCGTAGAGAAGGGCGGCTCCGGGGGCCGCCTGGTGAAGATCCAGGCCCGCTACATTGGGACGTCCATCATAGTGCGCAGTGTGGGCCGCTACCTTACCTTTGCCATCCGCATGCCGGAGGACACCCTTGACTTTTCTGAGGAGAACAGTGGGCTGCAGCTCTGTCTGCACGGATGCCCGCGCAACGAGCTCATCAAGGAGCACATGCTGGGGCGCCAGCCTCTTCACCCCCGCCTCCCAGGCTCCGGGTCTAACCCTGAGGTGGGGCCCCTCCTGCCCCCACACCAGACCTACACAGTGGAGCACGCCACAGCCAAGTGCAGGGAGACCCTGCAGGTGGAGGACGTGTACTTCCATTCCTGTGTGTTTGACCTGCTCACCACGGGGGACCCTGAGTTCTCCATGGCAGCCTACGGGGCCCTGGAGGATCTGAAGGCCCTTCCTCCCAGCAAACTGAAGCAGAACTCTCCGAGGACTCCTCGTGTCCAACTCAACAGAGGGGGGCCACACATGCTGGCTACAGCCACCCCCAGTCTGGTCACATTCCTGCTCCTGGTTCTGCTGCTTATGTAA